GGCCTCGGGCGTGCAGATCGGGAAGATCCGGTCGATCTTGTCCTGGTCGCCGAAGAGGTCGGAGGCGATCTGGGACTCGCGGGCCGCCATCCAGTTGCGGTTGCCCTTGACCGTGTTGATCTCGCCGTTGTGCGCGACGAAGCGGTACGGGTGGGCGAGCGGCCACGACGGGAAGGTGTTCGTGGAGAACCGGGAGTGCACGAGCGAGATCGCGGAGGCGAAGCGCCGGTCGGACAGGTCCGGGAAGAAGGGCTCCAGCTGGCCGGTGGTCAGCATGCCCTTGTAGACGATGGTTCGCGCGGAGAGCGACGGGAAGTAGACACCGGCCTCCCGCTCGGCGCGCTTGCGCAGCGCGAAGGCCTTGCGGTCGAGGTCGATGCCCTGGGTCTCGCCGTCGCTCACGAAGAGCTGACGGAACAGCGGCATGGTGGAGCGGGCCGTGGCACCAAGGAGTTCGGGCGCGGTCGGAACCTCACGCCACCCGAGAACCGTGAGGCCTTCCTCTACGGCGATCGTCTCAACCTGCGAGACGATCGCGTCGGCGCCGTCCTCGGGCAGGAAGGCGATGCCGACCGCGTATCCACCGGCGGCGGGGAGGTCGAATCCGGTCACCTCTCGGAAGAAGGCGTCCGGCACCTGGGACAGGATGCCCGCGCCGTCGCCCGAGTCGGGCTCGGCACCCGTCGCACCGCGGTGCTCCAGGTTGCGCAGCACGGTGAGCGCCTGCTCGACCAGCGCGTGGCTCGCCTCGCCGGTGAGGGTGGCCACGAAGCCGACGCCACAGGCGTCGTGCTCGTTGCGGGGGTCGTACATACCCTGCGCGGCAGGGCGAGCATCCATGAAGGACCAGTTCTGGCCATTCGCGGTGTGCTGGGACGGCTGGCGCGGCGTACGCATCGGCTCTCCCGTCGTCGTCGTGGCATATGCATGGGCATAGGGACGACGTTGGCCCTCTGCGAGTTAGCGCAAAATTTCGTGCAGGTTACATGATGGAACGGTTCTCGGGAACCGGATACTCCGTTCCAACATGCGGACGCCACGGGGTCGCGGCGGTGCACCGCACAAGCGGTGAAGGTGAAGGGGGCCAAAACGGACAGATCGATGTCCGTCGGTCCAGGGCAGAGGGAGCGTCGTAGCCCATCCCGCGGGTGCGCCGCGAGCGTCATTGCCCACAGCGCTTACGGCTCATGCCCAGTGGTTAAGCGTTCGAAACCAGCGAGTAACGGCTACTTATGCGACCCAACGCATAAGTGCGCGTCGAGCTATCCTACGACCGTTCCGAACAAGGTGCCCAGGGCGTACGTCACACCGGCCGCCGCACCCCCCAGCGCGAGCTGCCGAACCCCACTGAACCACCAGGTCCGCGCGGTCACCCGGGCCACCACGGCACCGCACCCGAACAGCCCGACGAGCGCGAGCAGCAGCGCCGGCCACAGCGAGGTCGCCCCGAGCAGGAACGGCAGCACGGGAAGCAGCGCACCCAGCGCGAACGCCCCGAAGGACGAGACGGCGGCGACGAGCGGGGAGGGCAGATCACCGGGGTCGATGCCCAGCTCCTCGCGGGCATGTATCTCAAGGGCCTGCTCAGGATCGCGCGAAAGCTGCCGGGCAACTTCACGGGCGAGCGCGGCCTCGACCCCACGACTCTCATAGAGGGAAGCGAGCTCCTCTTCCTCGTCCTCCGGGTGCTTGCGCAGCTCGCGCCGCTCGACCTCCAGCTCGGCCTCGACCAGCTCGCGCTGGGAGGCGACGGAGGTGTACTCACCGGCCGCCATGGAGAAGGCACCGGCGGCGAGCCCGGCCAGCCCGGTGATGACGACGGTCTGATGACTGACGGCACCACCGACGACACCGGTCATCAGAGCGAGGTTGGAGACGAGACCGTCCATCGCGCCGAACACCGCGGGGCGCAGCCAACCGCCGTTCACATCCCGGTGGGTGTGGTTGTCGCGGTGCGCCTCGTGGAGCGTCGCTTCGGTCTCGATGATGGCCATGCGTGATCCCCCAGAAAGCTAAGGTGAGGCTAACTTTAGACAAGTTCTACTCTTCGACAACACTGAACATACGCCTTTCATTTCCCGCCCTCCAGCAAGGAAAGGTTGGGCTAACCTGCACCTTTGCCCTCGAACGCTCATCCGTGACGAGGGGGCTTCAGATGTCGACCGGGTGACGCTGCACTCCGTCAGGCTCTGCCGAAGGCCTCCCGTGGGAGACATCCGCAAAGGGTTCCGCGCCCTGAGGCGCCCTGAGGGAACCCCGTAGGAGAGGCCGCGTATGGCATCGATCGCCTGCATTCCCCCGGTCCCGGCGCCCAAGAACGCCACCGAACTCCGCGAACGGGCGCGCGGCGCGCTGCTCGGCCTGGCGGTGGGAGACGCCCTAGGCGCACCGGCGGAAAACATGAAGCCCTCGGAGATCCGCGCCCGTTGGGGCCGCATCACGGGCTACGTCGCGGAGAACCCGGCCGGCACGGACGACACGGAGTACGCGATCTTCTCCGGCCTCCTCCTGGCCCGCCACGGCTCGGCCCTCACACCGACCCACGTGGAGGCGGCCTGGCACGAGTGGATCGCGGACCGCGACGAGGGCCCGTTCCGCGGAGCGGGCTTCAGCGAACGAGGCACCCTGGAGAACCTCCGCCGGGGCCTGGCGGCCCCCATCTCCGCCCAACACCGCCACGCCTGGAGCGACGGCCTGGCCATGCGCGCGGCCCCTTTCGGCGTCTTCGCGGCGGGCCGCCCGGCGGAAGCGGCCCGGCTGGTCGCGATCGACGGTTCGGTGAGCCACGACGGCGAGGGCATCTACGGCGGCCAGGCGGTCGCGGCGGGCGTGGCGGCGGCGATGGCGGGAGCGCCGACGATCGCGGTCGTCGCTTCCGCCCTGGCGGTGGTCCCGGACGACTCCTGGACAGCCCGCTCCCTGCGCCGAGCGGTGGCGGTGGCCCACCGAGGCGAACGAGCGGTCCGCTCCGCGGTGGTCATCGGCGGCTACCCGTGGACAGACCTGGCCCCGGAGGCGGTAGCCCTGGCGTTCGGCGCATACGCCGCAGCGGACGGCGACTTCGTGGAGTCGGTCCTCACGGCGGTGAACATGGGGAGGGACGCGGATACGACGGCCGCGGTGGCAGGCGCCCTGGCAGGCGCGACCCGGGGCGCGTCCGCGATCCCGCCCGACTGGGCATCGGCGATCGGCCCAGCGAAGGGCAGTTGCCTACCGGCGATGGCGGGCCACCATGTGCTGGACATCGCGGAGTTGCTGGTTCCGGGGGAGGGCGGGAAGTGGGGCACGGGGGGCGTGGTGCGACGCGATCAGCGGGATCAGCGGGATCAGCGGGAGTACGTGCTGGCTGCGGATGAGGACGAGGTGCAGCTGTGAGCCACGAGGAGAACGAGGGCAACGGTCTGACGCCGACCGCGCAACGGATCGAACCTGCGGTCACCGGGGGCGAGTTCGCCGAGCAGGGGCTACCCGCACCTGCCGAAGCCGAACCCGCGACACAAGGGCCACCCGCCTCCAATCCCCCGCTCCACCCCCAGCTGCTCCAACCCCCGGCCGCCGAAGGCGAATCGACCCCGCAGCAACCCTCCGCACCCGACAACGCTCCCCACCCACCCGCCCGCACCCCACTCAACCGAACAGCCGCCAACGACGATTGCGCCCCACAAGGGCCACCCGCACCCGACGACGAAAGTTGCACGGGCGGTGCGGGTGGGAACAAAAAAGCCGATGGCGGAGCCGAGGCGAGGCGGATCGAGGGGCTGCTGCTCGGGCTCGCCGCAGGAGATGCCGCTGGTTGGCCGGCCGCACGGCACCGCGCCGCCCGGATGCCCGAGTGGACCCGCCGCCTGACCCGCGAACTGGACACCTTCGCGGAACAGAACGCGACCACCACCCTCCCTGTCCCCATCGCCCTGAACCAACCCCCCGAGCCCCTACGCCTCGGCCCCTCCGACGACGCCGAATGGGCAGCCTTCGCCGCAGAAGCCGTACTGAGAGCCGGCGACGACACAGTCCTCGGCGACCTGAGCCGCGAACGCAGAACCCGCGCCGCCATCGACCTCACCTGGAACGCCATCGCCAGCGAGGTCGCCGCAGCGGCGGACCGCGCCCCGGAGGTGGAGTCCGCCGTACTCCCCCTCCGCGCCCGCATCTCGGTACGGGCCGGCCTCGGCAACCTCGCCGCAGGACTCCGCCCACCCGCCACCGGCCACGACAACCCCCACTACTTCGACGACGCGGCCTGCGTAAGAGCCTGCGTACTGGCCGTGGCGCACCCCGGAGACCCCCAACGCGCCGCCGCCCTCGCCGAGTTCGACGCCCACTACACCCAGGACGGCGACGGAGTCCACGGCGCCAGAGCCATGGCGGCAGCCCTCTCCCTCGCCCTGGTCGGCAAGGACGTGGACGACTGCGTGGCGGCGGCCCTCGCCGAACTCCCCGAAGCCACCGAGATCGGCCGCAACGCCCGCCACGCACTGAAGTTGGCCCAGGACAGCGACAACGCCTTCGCCCTGATCCCCCTCTTGGAACACCAGATCGTCGACCACGTCTACAGCTACGGCATCGCGGCCGCCGAAACCGTCCCGGTAGCCCTCGCGTTGGCGACAGCCGCCCGCGGCCGTATCGCCGAAGCGGTCCCCGCCGCGGCCTGCCTCTCCCGGGTAGCCGACTCGGCCCCGGCCCTCGCAGGCGCCCTCACCGGAGCCCTCAGCGGCGGACAGGCGATCCCGGCGACCTGGCGGGACGCCTGCCGCACCCTCTCCGGCTGCGCCCTCCCCCGCCTCACCGGCACGGACCTCGTAGAACTCGCCGAACTCCTGGAAGCCACACAACCGGCGCCACCCGGAGGATGATTCAGGGCATGACGCCCAAAGAACCAGAAAGCAGCCTTGCGGAGAGGATCACCGGAGCCCTCGTGGGCGCCGCCGTGGGCGATGCCCTCGGCGGCCCCGTCGAGGGCTACTCCCCCGACCAGATCCTCGAACGCCACGCCGGCCGCGTCCACGGCATCGTCGGCCCCTGGAACGGCGAGGCCTGGCGCACGGCCCGCCCCATCGCCCCGTACCACAAGGGCGACGGCCACGTCACCGACGACACCTTGATGACCCACGCCCTCGTACGGGTCTACGCCCAGGTCCGCGACCACCTCGACGCATACGCCGTCGCCGACCACCTCGTCCCCGATCTGATGCAAAACCCGCGCTGGATCCCGGAGTTGGAGGCGGAGGCCATCCCCCTCCAGCGCATCTTCCTCGCGGAGAAATGGCTGGCCGCCCGCCTCCACTACGGCCACATCGACCCCCGCGAGGCCGGCGTCGGCAACATCGTCAACTGCGGTGCCGCGATGTACATGGCCCCGGTCGGCCTGGTCAACGCGGCCCATCCGGCGGGCGCTTACGCCGAGGCCCTCGACATCGCGGGCGCCCACCAGTCGTCGTACGGCCGCGAGGCAGCCGGTGTCTTCGCCGCAGCGGTAGCCGCAGCCTGCGTCCCAGGCGCGACCCCCGACTCGGTCGTGACCGCCTGCCTCGCCCTGGCGAAGGACGGCACGCGCACCGCCATCGAGAAGGTCTGCGAAGTGGCCGCCCGTTACTCGGACTTCGAGTCGGCGCTGGTCCCCCTGCGGGAGGCGATCGCGCCGTACGACACGGTCGGCCCCGACTACCGCGCCCCCTCCCTGGACGCCCGCCGCCCCTCCCGCACGAAGGCGATCGAGGAACTCCCCGTCGCCCTGGGCATGTTGGTGGTCTCCGGCGGCGACTACCGCCACGCGGTGCTGGGTTCGGTGAACTACGGCCGGGACTGCGACTCGATCGCGACGATGGCCGGCGCGGTGGCAGGCGCCCTCGGCTCGACGATCCCGCAGGACTGGTCGAAGACGGTCGCCGAGGCCAGCCGCCTGGATCTCTGGGAACCGGCCACCACCCTCACCGCCGTCACCCGCGAACTCTTCGAACGCGACGTCCTCCGCCGCCGGGCCCACGAGGCGGCGTTCACCGAGATCGGAGGGCTGAAGTGCTCCGACTGACCTGGGTCCAGCCGGAGGACCTGCTCGGCCACGAGCTGCGCCAGGCCGCCCAGGACGGACGCGAACCGTCGGCGATCGCGGCACGCTGGCGGGCGGCGGGCGGTGCCGAGGCACCGGAACGGGCGGGCGCTTCGGACCGACCCCCCACCCGTTACCTCCGGTTGCTCGCGGAAGACCTGCTGGACGAACTGGCCGATCTGCCCAGCAGGTTGACGGACCAGGAACCCGCCGACCTGGCCCGCATCCGCGTCCTCTGCCCCAACTGGCCCACCCCGCAAGCCACTTCCCCACCCCGCCCGGCCCGCTTCGAGGCCGCCTGGCTGGGCCGGGCCGTCGGCTGCCTCCTCGGCAAACCCGTCGAGAAGATCACCCTGGACGGCATCCGCCAACTCGCCCGCGCCACCGGCAACTGGCCCCTCACCACCTACTTCACCGCCCGTGGCGTCCCCGCCGACCTCCTCGCCGCCCACCCCTGGAACCGCCGTTCCGCCCCCACCTCCCTCGCCGAGAACATCGACGGCATGCCCGAGGACGACGACCTCAACTACCCCCTGTTGAACCTCCTGTTGCTGCAGCGCCAAGGCAAGGACTTCACCACCGCCGACGTGGCGAAGCTCTGGCTCGACGAACTCCCCGCAGGCCGTACCTTCACCGCCGAACGCATCGCCTACCGCAACCTCCTCACCGGCCTGGAACCCCCGCGAACGGCCCGCCACCGCAACCCGTTCCGCGAGTGGATCGGCGCCCTGATCCGCGCCGACGTGCACGGCTGGACCAACCCCGGAGACCCCGCCGCCGCTGCCGAACAGGCCCACCGCGACGCCACGTTGACCCACACCGCGAACGGCGTCTACGCCGCGATGTTCACGGCCGCCGTCATCGCCACCGCGACCACCGGCACCCACGACATCCACACCTGCCTGCGCACCGGCCTGACGGTGATCCCGCCCGACTCCCGCCTGGCCAAGGCGATTCACCACGCCCTCCAACTGGCCCGGAAACACCGGGACTTCGACGAGGTGGTGGACCACCTCCACGCCACCTACAGCCGAACCCACCACTGGGTCCATGCGATCCCCAACACCGCCCTGATCGCCGCCGCCCTCACCCACGCGGACGGCGACTTCACCGGCTCCATCTGCCGTGCGGTGTCCGGGGGTTGGGACACCGACTCGAACGGCGCGACGGTCGGCTCCATCGCCGCCCTCCTCTCGGACACCGCGCTCCCCGACCGCTGGACGGCCCCGCTCAAGAACCGACTCGCCACCTCCGTAGGCGACTTCAACGGCATCGGCTTCGACACCCTCGCCCGGCTCACCCATCAGGAGACCGCCCGCCCATGACCCACATCGCCGTGCTCGGCAGCACGAACATGGACCTCGTCGCCTACGTCGCGAAGGCCCCGCAGCGCGGAGAGACCGTGACGGGACGGGAGTTCCGCACGATCCCCGGCGGCAAGGGCGCCAACCAGGCGATCGCCGCGGCCCACGCGGGCGCGACCGACGTCACGATCGTCGGCGCGGTCGGCAACGACGCCTACGGCGCCCAACTCCGCGCCACCTTCGAGCACTCCGGCGTCGACACCGACCATCTGCGCACGGTCGAGGGCCCGTCCGGCACCGCGCACATCGTCGTGGACGACGAGGGGGGCAACGCTATCGTCGTGATCCCCGCCGCGAACGGCACCGTCGACCACCTCGCCCCGGGCGACGAGGCCACGATCGCCACGGCCGACGCCCTGCTCCTCCAACTGGAGATCCCGCTGACCGGAGTGATCGCGGGCCTGGAAGCGGCCCGCCGCCACGGCGTCCGGACGATTCTCACGCCCTCGCCAGCCCAGCCACTACCCCCCGAACTCCTCGCCGCCGTAGACCTGTTGGTCCCCAACGAGCACGAGGCCACCGCCCTCACCGGCCGCACCGACCCGCGCGAGGCGGCGGCTGCGCTGCTCGACCAGGTGCCCGAGGTGATCGTCACCCTGGGTGCGGCGGGCAGCCTGTACGCGGCCCGGGGCGCCGAGCCGTTCACCGTGGCGGCGCCCCGCGTGACCGCCGTGGACTCGACCGGCGCGGGCGACACCTTCGTCGGCGCGCTGGCGGTGGCGCTCGCGGAGGGCCGCCCGATGCGGGACGCGCTGGGCTGGGCGGCAGCGGCGGCGGCGCTGTCCGTGCAGCGGCCCGGGGCGACGGCGTCGATGCCGTACCGCGCGGAGATCGAGAAGCAGTACGCCTCATGACCGGGACGACGACCCCAACTCCTCTGTCAGGCCTGCGTGTTCTCGACCTCGCGACCCTCTTCGCCGGGCCCCTCGCCGCCACCATGCTCGGCGACTTCGGCGCCGAAGTCATCAAGGTCGAGCACCCGGCCAAGCCTGATCCGTCCCGGGGGCACGGCCCCTCCAAGGACGGCATCGGCCTCTGGTGGAAGCTCCTCGGCCGCAACAAGCGCGCGATCACCCTCGACCTGTCGAAGCCGGGCGGGCGCGACACGCTCCTCCGCCTCGCCGCGACCGCCGACGTGATCATCGAGAACTTCCGCCCCGGCACCCTGGAAAAGTGGGACCTCGGCTGGGCCGAACTCTCCTCCGCCAACCCGCGGTTGGTGCTGGCCCGGGTCACCGCCTTCGGCCAGTTCGGGCCCTACGCCCACCGCCCCGGCTTCGGCACCCTCGCCGAGGCCATGAGCGGTTTCGCCGCGATCACCGGCGAACCGGACGCGCCCCCGACGCTCCCGCCGTTCGGCCTCGCCGACTCGATCGCGGGCCTGGCGACGGCGTACGCGGTGATGACGGCCCTCGCCGCCCGCGACCGTACAGGCGAAGGCCAGGTGGTGGACATGGCGATCATCGAACCCATCCTCACCGCGCTGGGCCCGCAACCCCTCTGGTACGACCAGCTCGGCCACGTCCAGCCGCGCACCGGCAACCGCTCCCAGAACAACGCCCCGCGCAACACCTACCGCACGGCGGACGGCAGTTGGGTCGCCGTCTCCACCTCGGCCCAGTCGATCGCCGAGCGCGTGATGCGCCTGGTCGGCCGCCCGGAGCTGATCGACGAACCGTGGTTCGCGACGGGCGCGGACCGGGCCCGGCACTCCGACGTCCTGGACGCGGCGGTCGGCGACTGGATCGCGCAACGCACCCGCACCGAGGTGCTGGCCGCGTTCGAGAAGGCGGAGGCCGCGGTCGCCCCCATCCAGGACGTGCGGGATGTGATGTCGGACCCCCAGTACCAGGCCCTCGACACGATCACCACCGTCGACGACCCCGAACTCGGCCCCCTCCGCATGCAGAACGTCCTCTTCCGCCTCTCCGCCACCCCCGGCGCGATCCGCTGGACCGGCCGCCCGCACGGCGCCGACACGGACACGGTCCTGACCGAACTCGGCCTGACCGACACCGAGTTGACCACCCTCCGCCAGGCGGGCGCCCTGTGACGGCGCACCCCCTGACCTGGCTCTACGTCCCCGGCGACCGCCCCCCGATCGTCGCCAAGGCCCTCGCCGCCGGCGCGGACGTGGTCGTCGTGGACCTGGAGGACGCGGTGGCCCCGGACCGCAAGGACTACGCCCGCGCGGCCACGGCGGAACTCCTCTCTGAACCCCAACTCACCGTCCACGTACGCGTGAACGCCCTGGACACCCCCTGGGCCGCCGACGACCTCCGCACCCTCGCACCCCTCCCGGGCGTGTCCGGCCTGCGGCTCCCGAAGGTCACGTCTCCGGAGGAGGTCGTAGCCGTAGCGGAAAAGGCCCGCGACCTCCCCCTGTACGCCCTCCTGGAGACGGCCCTCGGCATCGAGCGGGCCTTCTCGATCGCCGCCGCGCACTCCTCCGTGCACGGCATCGCGCTCGGCGAGGCGGATCTACGGGCCGACCTGGGCGTACGCGAGGACTCCGGTCTCGACTGGTCCCGCTCGCGGGTGATCGTCGCCGCGCGGGCGGCGGGACTCGCCCCGCCGCCGCAGTCCGTGCACCCGGACATCCGCGATCTGGAGGGCCTGGCCGCCTCCTGCGCGCACGGCCGTGCCCTCGGTTTCCTGGGGCGCGCGGCCATCCATCCCCGTCAACTCCCGGTCATCGAGAGCGCGTTCCTCCCGACGAACGAGGAGATCGAACAGGCCGAGACGATCGTCAAGGCGGCCATGCGGGAGGCGGGCGCGCAGGCCCTTCCCGACGGGCGGTTCATCGACGCGGCGGTGGTGACGGCCGCGCAGCGAACGCTCGCGTTGGCGCGCCGGACCTGAGACGCGATGAGGGCGCCCCGTCGAACACGGGGCGCCCTCATCGTCGTAGAACCGGCCGTCAGCCCTTCTTCGCGGACTCGGCCTCGTCCTTCTTGAGATCCACTTCGGTCGCCGCGTCCGCTTCCTCGGCGTCCGCGTCTTCCTTCGGCTCCTCTTCCGAGGCCGCCGTGCTGTCGTCGCCGTCGGTCTCATCGGCCGGTGCGTCCGTGTCAGGCTCGACGACCTCTTCGCGGCCCGGGCGCTTCTTCGCCGAGATCACGAAGTAGAGGACCGCGAGCAGGAAGACGATCATCGCGGTCCAGTCGTTCAACCGCAGGCCCAGGAAGTGGTGGGCGTCGTCGACGCGCATGTACTCGATCCAGCCGCGGCCGACGCAGTACGAGGCGACGTACAGCGCGAACGCCCGGCCGTGGCCCAGCTTGAAGCGGCGGTCGGCCCAGATGACGAGGAAGCCGACGCCGACGCACCACAGCGACTCGTACAGGAACGTCGGGTGGTAGTAGCCGGGGACGCGGCCGTCCGTCGAGGACGTGATGTGCAGCGCCCAGGGGAGGTGCGTCTCGCGGCCGTAGAGCTCCTGGTTGAACCAGTTGCCCCAGCGGCCGATGGCCTGGGCGAAGGCGATGCCGGGGGCCAGCGCGTCGGCCCAGGCCGGCAGCGGGATGCCACGGCGGCGGCAGCCGATCCACGCGCCCACCGCGCCGAGCGCGATCGCGCCCCAGATGCCGAGGCCGCCCTGCCACACCTTGAAGGCGTCCACCCAGTCGCGGCCCTCGCTGAAGTACAGCTCGTAGTCCGTGATCACGTGGTAGAGGCGACCGCCGACGAGGCCGAACGGCACGGCCCAGACAGCGATGTCGGCCACCGTCCCGACCTTGCCGCCGCGGGCGACCCAGCGTTTGTTGCCGAGCCAGACGGCGACGAAGACGCCGATGATGATGCAGAAGGCGTAGCCGCGCAGCGGAATGGGGCCGAGGTGGATGACCCCGCGCGAAGGGCTGGGAATGTAGGCAAAGGTTTCCATGGCAGGGTCGACGCTACCGTGCCGGACCGTGACCTCGGCAAGCGGCCCGGCTACGGCTCCATAACGGGCCGGTGTGAAAACCGGCCCGCCCGCTTACCCCGCGCTACCCCTTGTTGGCCGCCTGGACCAGCTGCTTCAGCTTCGCCGGGGTCATCGTCTGGTCCGCGTAGATGTTCTTGCCGTCGAAGAGGACGGTCGGGGTACCGGTGAATCCGCCGGCCTGGAACGCGGCGGCGGACTTCGTGACCCAGCTGTCGTGCGTACCGCTGTTGACGCACTTCTGGAACGCGGGCGTGTCGAGACCCTTCACCTTGCCCGCCAGCTCGATCAGCTTGGCGTTGCTGGAGTACGCGTCGTCCGTCTCCTTGGGCTGGTTCTCGTACAGCACGTCGTGGAAGTCGCGGAACTTTCCGGCGTCCTGGGCGCAGGCCGCCGCGTTGGCCGCGCGCTTGGAGCCGGTGCCGCCGAGGTTGCCGTCGATGATCGTGACCAGGTGGTACTGCACCTTCAACTGCCCGGAGTCGGTCAGCTCGTGCAGTGTCGAGCGGTACGCCGTCTCGAAGGCCTGGCAGGCCGGGCAGCGGAAGTCCTCCCACACCGTGAGCGTCGGCTTGGCGCTGTCCTTGCCGACCTGGATCGCCAGGCTGTCCTTGCCGGTCGCCCCGGAGGGTGCCACCAGGGGGCCCGCCTTGCTGCTGCCGCTGTCGTCCTTGCCATGGTTCGCGGCGAGGACGCCGATCACCGATGCCAGACCCAGCACGCAGACGACGCTCGCGGCCACGATCAGCGTGCGCCGCCGCCTCTCCGAGGCCTTCTGCTTCTCACGCTCGACCGCCAGCCGCTCGCGGGCGGTGCGCTTTCCGTCACGGTTCTTCTCGCTCACACCCCGCAGAACGAACCGGGGAGGCGCAGCGCGCCTCCCCGGTCCCAGGTCCACCCATACGGGGGACGGTTGTTCCTTTACGCCGATGCGCTACGCCTGTCCGCGCACGCCCTTCGCGAGGTCGGCCGCGAGGGCGCGGACCGCCTCCACGCCGGCCGCGTCGTCCGGCGCGTCCAGCATCCCCTTGACGAAGGCCGAGCCGACGATCACGCCGTCCGCGAAGCGGGCCACCTCGGCGGCCTGCTGGGCGTTCGAGACACCGAGTCCGACGCACACGGGCGTGTCGGTGGTGGCCCGGGTGCGTTCGACGAGGTCCTGTGCCTGCGCGCCGACCGACGCGCGGGTGCCGGTGACGCCCATGAGGGAGGCTGCGTAGACGAAGCCGGTGCCGACCTTGGTGATCTCGGCGAGGCGGGCGTCCTTGCTGCTGGGCGCGACCACGAAGACCGTGGCGAGCCCGTGCTTCTCGGCGTGCTCCCTCCACAGCCCGGCCTCCTGGACGGGCAGGTCGGGCAGGATGCACCCGGCGCCGCCCGCTTCGGCCAGCTCGGCGGTGAAGCGCTCGACGCCATAGCGGTCGATGGGGTTCCAGTACGTCATGACGAGTACGGGCTTGCCGGTCGCCGCGTGCGTCTCTCGGACCGTGCGCATGACGTCGGCGATCTTGACGCCTCCGCGCAGGGCGATGTCGTCGGCGGTCTGGATGACGGGACCGTCGAGGACGGGGTCGCTGTGCGGCAGGCCCACCTCGACGATGTCCGCGCCGCCGTCGAAGGCCGCCTTGATCGCCTCGATGCCGCCGTCCACGGTCGGGAACCCGGCCGGGAGATAGGCGATGAGCGCGGCGCGCCCCTCGGCCTTGGCGGCGGCGAGGGTGTCGCTCAACAGCCGGATGTTGCCGCTCACTTGGCGTCCCCCTCGATCTCCGCGACGTCGGCGGTGTTCGCCGCGACCTCGGCATCGGCACTGGTGTCGTACAGGCCGAAGTACCGCGCGGCCGTGTCCATGTCCTTGTCGCCGCGCCCGGACAGGTTGACGACGATCAGCCCGTCCTTGCCCAGCTCCTTGCCGACCTCCAGCGCGCCGGCGAGCGCGTGGGCGCTCTCGATGGCCGGGATGATGCCCTCGGTGCGCGACAGCAGGCGCAGGGCCTGCATGGCCGCGTCGTCGGTGACCGCGCGGTACTCGCCGCGGCCGCTGTCCTTGAGGTAGGAGTGCTCGGGGCCGATGCCCGGGTAGTCCAGTCCGGCCGAGATCGAGTACGGCTCGGTGATCTGGCCCTCCTCGTCCTGGAGGACGTAGGACCGCGAACCGTGCAGGATGCCGGGCTCGCCCGCGGTCAGCGTGGCCGCGTGCTCGCCCGTCTCGACGCCGTGCCCGGCGGGCTCGCAGCCGATGAGGCGTACGTCCGCGTCCGGGATGAAGGCGTGGAACAGGCCGATGGCGTTCGAACCGCCGCCGACGCACGCGATCGCCGCGTCGGGGAGGCGGCCGGCGCGCTCCAGGATCTGGCGGCGGGCCTCGACGCCGATGACCCGGTGGAAGTCGCGGACCATGGCGGGGAAGGGGTGCGGGCCGGCCACCGTGCCGAAGAGGTAGTGCGTGCGGTCGACGTTGGCGACCCAGTCGCGGAAGGCCTCGTTGATCGCGTCCTTGAGGGTGCGGCTGCCGGACTTCACGGCGATGACCT
The nucleotide sequence above comes from Streptomyces sp. N50. Encoded proteins:
- a CDS encoding CoA ester lyase: MTAHPLTWLYVPGDRPPIVAKALAAGADVVVVDLEDAVAPDRKDYARAATAELLSEPQLTVHVRVNALDTPWAADDLRTLAPLPGVSGLRLPKVTSPEEVVAVAEKARDLPLYALLETALGIERAFSIAAAHSSVHGIALGEADLRADLGVREDSGLDWSRSRVIVAARAAGLAPPPQSVHPDIRDLEGLAASCAHGRALGFLGRAAIHPRQLPVIESAFLPTNEEIEQAETIVKAAMREAGAQALPDGRFIDAAVVTAAQRTLALARRT
- the lgt gene encoding prolipoprotein diacylglyceryl transferase, giving the protein METFAYIPSPSRGVIHLGPIPLRGYAFCIIIGVFVAVWLGNKRWVARGGKVGTVADIAVWAVPFGLVGGRLYHVITDYELYFSEGRDWVDAFKVWQGGLGIWGAIALGAVGAWIGCRRRGIPLPAWADALAPGIAFAQAIGRWGNWFNQELYGRETHLPWALHITSSTDGRVPGYYHPTFLYESLWCVGVGFLVIWADRRFKLGHGRAFALYVASYCVGRGWIEYMRVDDAHHFLGLRLNDWTAMIVFLLAVLYFVISAKKRPGREEVVEPDTDAPADETDGDDSTAASEEEPKEDADAEEADAATEVDLKKDEAESAKKG
- a CDS encoding CoA transferase, with the protein product MTGTTTPTPLSGLRVLDLATLFAGPLAATMLGDFGAEVIKVEHPAKPDPSRGHGPSKDGIGLWWKLLGRNKRAITLDLSKPGGRDTLLRLAATADVIIENFRPGTLEKWDLGWAELSSANPRLVLARVTAFGQFGPYAHRPGFGTLAEAMSGFAAITGEPDAPPTLPPFGLADSIAGLATAYAVMTALAARDRTGEGQVVDMAIIEPILTALGPQPLWYDQLGHVQPRTGNRSQNNAPRNTYRTADGSWVAVSTSAQSIAERVMRLVGRPELIDEPWFATGADRARHSDVLDAAVGDWIAQRTRTEVLAAFEKAEAAVAPIQDVRDVMSDPQYQALDTITTVDDPELGPLRMQNVLFRLSATPGAIRWTGRPHGADTDTVLTELGLTDTELTTLRQAGAL
- a CDS encoding DsbA family protein, producing the protein MSEKNRDGKRTARERLAVEREKQKASERRRRTLIVAASVVCVLGLASVIGVLAANHGKDDSGSSKAGPLVAPSGATGKDSLAIQVGKDSAKPTLTVWEDFRCPACQAFETAYRSTLHELTDSGQLKVQYHLVTIIDGNLGGTGSKRAANAAACAQDAGKFRDFHDVLYENQPKETDDAYSSNAKLIELAGKVKGLDTPAFQKCVNSGTHDSWVTKSAAAFQAGGFTGTPTVLFDGKNIYADQTMTPAKLKQLVQAANKG
- the trpA gene encoding tryptophan synthase subunit alpha codes for the protein MSGNIRLLSDTLAAAKAEGRAALIAYLPAGFPTVDGGIEAIKAAFDGGADIVEVGLPHSDPVLDGPVIQTADDIALRGGVKIADVMRTVRETHAATGKPVLVMTYWNPIDRYGVERFTAELAEAGGAGCILPDLPVQEAGLWREHAEKHGLATVFVVAPSSKDARLAEITKVGTGFVYAASLMGVTGTRASVGAQAQDLVERTRATTDTPVCVGLGVSNAQQAAEVARFADGVIVGSAFVKGMLDAPDDAAGVEAVRALAADLAKGVRGQA
- the rbsK gene encoding ribokinase, whose protein sequence is MTHIAVLGSTNMDLVAYVAKAPQRGETVTGREFRTIPGGKGANQAIAAAHAGATDVTIVGAVGNDAYGAQLRATFEHSGVDTDHLRTVEGPSGTAHIVVDDEGGNAIVVIPAANGTVDHLAPGDEATIATADALLLQLEIPLTGVIAGLEAARRHGVRTILTPSPAQPLPPELLAAVDLLVPNEHEATALTGRTDPREAAAALLDQVPEVIVTLGAAGSLYAARGAEPFTVAAPRVTAVDSTGAGDTFVGALAVALAEGRPMRDALGWAAAAAALSVQRPGATASMPYRAEIEKQYAS